A genome region from Clostridia bacterium includes the following:
- a CDS encoding IMP dehydrogenase, with product MAFYYNEPSRTFNEYLLIPNLTRKDCTPATVSLKTPIVKYNKGEKSPLEINLPFASAIMQSVSDHNMAIALARCGGVSFIYQSQAVQQQAEMVRKVKKHKSGFVVSDSNLKPEDTLRSVIELKERTGHSTIAITENGAPTGKLLGIVTSRDYRLSRTHTDTKVKEFMTPFSSLVYGKEGITLKEANDMIWDHKLNCLPIIDKNQNLVYMVFRKDYDSHKENPLELLDSNKQLVAGAGINTKDYAERVPALVEAGADILCVDSSDGYTEYQRETIEWIKREYNGSVKVGGGNVVDKEGFIYLVEGGADFVKVGIGGGSICITREQKGIGRGQATAIIEVAKARDEYFEKTGVYVPICSDGGIVHDYHMVLALAMGANFVMLGRYFARFDESPTRKLKIGGNFVKEYWGEGSNRARNWQRYDMGGDQKLSFEEGVDSYVPYAGKLKDNLDISVSKIKSTMCTCGARTIEQLQKEARMTLVSATSIIEGGAHDVILKENDRSS from the coding sequence ATGGCTTTTTACTATAATGAACCATCGAGAACATTTAACGAATATCTGCTAATACCAAATTTGACTAGAAAAGATTGTACTCCGGCGACAGTTTCTTTAAAAACTCCTATAGTAAAGTACAATAAGGGAGAAAAGTCACCTCTTGAGATCAATCTGCCATTTGCATCAGCAATAATGCAGTCGGTTTCTGATCATAACATGGCTATTGCATTGGCTAGGTGCGGGGGGGTTTCTTTTATTTACCAGTCTCAGGCTGTACAGCAGCAGGCAGAGATGGTGCGCAAGGTAAAAAAACATAAATCGGGATTTGTTGTCAGTGATTCAAATCTCAAGCCTGAAGATACTTTAAGGAGTGTCATTGAATTAAAAGAAAGAACCGGACATTCTACAATTGCTATTACCGAAAACGGTGCACCAACAGGAAAACTGCTGGGTATAGTTACAAGTAGAGACTACAGACTGAGCAGAACTCATACGGATACAAAGGTAAAAGAGTTTATGACGCCGTTTTCTTCACTTGTTTATGGGAAGGAAGGTATTACTCTCAAGGAAGCAAACGATATGATATGGGACCATAAACTTAACTGTCTGCCGATTATAGACAAGAACCAGAATCTGGTTTATATGGTTTTCCGAAAAGACTATGATAGCCATAAGGAAAATCCTCTTGAACTTCTGGACAGCAATAAGCAGTTAGTTGCAGGTGCGGGTATAAACACCAAGGATTATGCCGAAAGAGTACCTGCATTGGTTGAAGCAGGTGCAGATATACTTTGTGTTGATTCCTCCGACGGGTATACTGAATATCAGAGAGAAACAATTGAATGGATAAAGAGAGAATACAATGGATCTGTAAAAGTTGGCGGTGGAAATGTTGTTGATAAGGAAGGCTTCATATATCTTGTAGAAGGCGGTGCAGATTTCGTAAAGGTTGGTATCGGCGGTGGGTCCATCTGTATAACCAGAGAACAGAAAGGTATAGGAAGAGGCCAGGCAACGGCTATTATTGAAGTGGCAAAAGCAAGGGACGAATATTTTGAAAAAACCGGTGTATATGTACCTATATGCTCGGATGGAGGTATAGTACACGATTATCATATGGTACTGGCTTTAGCAATGGGAGCAAATTTCGTAATGCTGGGCAGGTATTTTGCAAGATTTGACGAGAGCCCTACTAGGAAACTGAAAATAGGCGGAAATTTCGTAAAGGAATACTGGGGAGAAGGGTCAAACAGAGCACGTAACTGGCAGAGGTATGATATGGGAGGAGATCAAAAGTTATCGTTTGAAGAAGGTGTTGATTCCTATGTTCCATATGCGGGTAAACTGAAAGATAACCTTGATATTTCTGTAAGTAAGATTAAGTCCACCATGTGTACATGTGGTGCAAGAACGATTGAACAATTACAGAAGGAAGCCAGAATGACCCTGGTGTCTGCAACAAGCATAATCGAGGGTGGTGCCCATGACGTTATTCTGAAAGAAAATGACCGTTCTTCATAA